In Populus alba chromosome 4, ASM523922v2, whole genome shotgun sequence, the genomic window TACAACACCAAATAAGATAGACCCAGAAATGAATGAGATGCAAGAAATTCCATTGGAAACCTAAATTAAAAGACTATAAAATAGATAGAAACAAGAATGAAACATTTTATAAGGGAAACATTTTGTCATTCTCCTATAAAAAACTATAGTTATAAAACTATAAGTCAACTCTATAACTCTTCAATCCAGAGCCTAGTCCAAACCAGATTTTACTttgaatcgattttttttttttttttttttttatcaaaacaacatcaaatctaaaaaaaaaaaatcataacttgaGTTGATTGCTGACTTGCAGGCCACTTGCCTAAATAGTGATCTAAGTATTGAATTGGGTCTAGAGACAGAGCtaggaaaagataaaaatccCTTCCTCTCCTTGTTTTCCTATAACCCAAATTCTTCTATTGAAGCCGCTTCTTCCTAGGATACAACCAAAAAACTTCGAATCAAGTTCAATTTAAGGCAAGTTAACTTATTTATATTATGTACATTATTTAGACATTAATTCCAGTCGGCTCTTATTGTTGTAGCTAAAAAAGTATATATGAtgtttacattttattttataatttaatttttattattaacattgttaGTATTTCTTGCAAGtgtaatgatgaatttttaatttttcaagtagctaaaattaaacatttaattgttattagtgAGATTGAAACAGGTGAAGGAGCTAATCAAGAGGGTGGTTAGCAACAACTTAAAGATAGTAAAAGGAGTTTGAATTTCATATCAATTTGGAGTATGATAAAAATGTATAAGGGGATTTGCTTGGTTCTTGAGAATATTGCTTCAAATGAATCTATATATTCTACTTATTTTCAATATCGTGATATAACTTTTGTAATTAAGTTGCCAATGTAATTTCATTTTGCAATCATCTTACATATAATAAAGAATGTTATGAGAATTACTGATATGCTTTGTTAAGCCGCTCAACAAAAATATTGACATTTTAAATACTATGTCTTTAATGTCCAACACAAAGACTTTGATTCACAAGTTAAGAGATGATATTTGGGAAACTCTTTTAGAATAAGTGACATCCTTTCATATGCATGATGATATTAACATTCCAATATggatgattatttttctaatgtaGGATGATCTTGTTGTCAAAAAAATTCAGTAACAGTGGAGCACTAATACtgaattgatatatttataactaTCATTGATTAACAACTGCAAGAGCTAAATAATAGATTCAGTGAGCAGATGATAAGAAAGCACAACTTTAGATTCTCAAATTGCCTATAAGTTCTatccttaatatttttctaaccaagaaaaaattcatttgagattCCAGCTACAACATTATAAGCTTGACTTGACGAACCCAATCATCTAGAATTAAAGAACTTGTCATCGATTGTTGATCGAAGCCGGGGATTGGTAGAAAAtgggaaaatcaacaatttacACATGAGTTGACAAATTAATTTGGCTTATTTTGACTCTTCTTGTTTCGACAAACTATTGAACAAGCTTTTTAGGCAATGAAGATTTGTTTAAACAAGATTTCGCAATCAAATAGAAGATGATTTCTTGCAAATAATTTGgttatttacttaaaaaaaaattgttaaaagattcaCAATAGATATGATAAttgattatttctaattattgaaagaatgactagcataattaaaataaatatgtaagaatctttctttattattaattttttgttacttatttcaaaaaaaaaattgaaaacataaataacgCTTCATTTTAACTAATGTTTCTTATAAACTTTGCAcgtttatatttaattggtatgaaaactaacaaaattaaaatagtgaaagcattatgaagatgaaattaattttatagttttgattcaATTTGATATTACTTTTAGCCTTCTACCCCATACAAAGATCTTTCTATATTTGTAACTTTGTAGTAGGTTATTTGCACAAAACTAAATCATGTAATCTTTTTATGTTTACCATTCATGTATAgtagattagaaaaaaaaaaattattgttaagtTAGTTTTTACCcttctttataaattattctagCTCCGCCTTGTTGGGTCAACCCatgtaaaaaaacctaaaaataggTGTACCATTGTAAAATACTTGTGTACGACAATAGATGGAAATCCCCTTATTCTAACTTAGATAAAATTAGTGTAAAAATTACAATCAGATTAATCTCTTTGCAGCATATGTTCTTCAATTAACACACAACTGCTTTATTCATTAAATATTGTCCATATTCATATCATGTACATTGTTTAGCCATCAATTACAATCTGCTCTTATTGTTGTAGCTAAAAAAGTATATGATATTTACGTTTTtgtttagaatttgatttttattattaacattattaGTATGTCTTGCAAGTGCAATGAtgaatttctaatttttcaagcagccaaaatttaacatttaattgcTATTAGTGAGATTGAAACAGGTTAAAGAGCTAATCAAACAGGTGGtttgaaaaaacttaaagatAGTAAAAGGAGTTTGTATTTCAAATCAATCTGgagtataataaaaatatataaggcGACTTGCTTGGTTTTTGAGAACATTGCTTCAAATGGATCTACTAAGTTGctaatgtcatttgattttgcaaTCATCTTACATGTAATGAAGAATGTTATGAGAATTACTGATATGCTTTGCTAAGTCTCACAACAAAAATACTTACATTTTAAATACTATGACTTTAATGCCCAACACAAAGACTTTGATTCAGAAGTTAAGAGATGATATTTGGAAAACTCTTTTAGAATAAATGACATCCTTTTGTAAGTATGAAGATATTAACATTCCAATATggatgattatttttctaatgtgGGATGATCTTGTTGTCCAAAAAAATTCAGTTACAGTTGAGCACCAGTACTGAGATGATATATTTGTAACTATCATTGATCAACAATTGCAAGAGCTAAATAATAGATTCAGTAAGCAAGTGACCAAGCTTCTTATGTAAAGCACAACTTTGGATCCTGAAAATGCCTATAAGTTCTatccttaatatttttctaaccatgaaaaaattgatttgagatTCCAGCTATAACATTATAAACTTGACAAACCCAATCATCTAGAATTAAAGAACTTGTCATCGATTGTTGAACTATGCCAATGATTGGTAGAAAAtgggaaaatcaacaatttacACACGAGTTGACAGATTGATTTGGCTTATTTTGACTATTCTTATTTCAACAAACTGCTGAACAAGCTTTTTAGGCAATAAAGATTGTTTAAACAAGATTTTGCAATCAAATGGAAGATGATTTCTTGCAAATAATTTggttatttacataaaaaaaaaattgttgaaagattcataatatatatattatatatatgataattcgatgatttttaattattgaaagaatgacgaatataattaaaataattatgtaagaatctttttttattattaatttttggttACTttactttatttgaaaaaaaaaaattgaaaacataaataacaCTTCATTTTAACTAATGTTTCTTATAAACTTTGCACGTTTATATTTAACTGGtatgaaaaccaataaaattaaaatagtaaatGTATCAcgaagatgaaattaattttatagttttgattcaATTTGATATTACTCTTAGCTTTCTATTCTATACAAAGATCTTTTTATGTTTGTAACTTTGTAGTAGGTTATTTGCACAAAACTAAATCATGTAATCTTTTTATGTTACCATTCATGTATagtaaattagataaaaaaaaaaaaaatcttgttacaTTAGTTTTGACCCTCCTTTATAAATTATCCTAGCCTCGCCTTGCCTGTGACAACCCATGTGAATAACCCTTAAAATAGGTGTACAAATGCAAAATACATGTGTGACAACAGATGGGAATCCCCTTATTCTAGCTTAGATAAAATTAGTGCAAGAGTTACAATCAGATTAATCTCTCTGCAGCAGTCGTTTTCAGCTAACACACAGCTGCTCTCACCTACCGCTGCAAcacaaatcatataaaaaaggaCCAGATGCTGCAAGGTAATGCAGaaaatgtatttgtttttaataaataaccTTCAATGAATGCCAATACAATCTTGAGGTAAGGTTGCTCATAGATGGATTCTCCCTCATGATTTCTGTTGTTTCCCTCTCTGTCTGCCTCCTGAAAACCTGCTGCTTCCAATATATTAGCCATCACTTCTTGGAATCTCTTTCTTGGTAGAGAAACCTCAGAAAGAAGTCTCCATGCTTATGTTTCTGAGGCATCCTCTCGAGTTTCTCTTcggtacaaaaaaaaaaaacaagggaaatGTAAATCTGCAGATATCAATATTTCTACTTCCAGGTAAAACTGCAGATTCCCCATGTGAAATGTCAGTCTTGCAGGGAGGTGAAGAAATCAAGAGCAGAAGGATCAGAGTTGCCGCATTTTAAACCCTGTTCTGCTAGAATGTtatttcacaattttatttttatttttatttttattttgtgtaataACGTTGAAGCAATTTCTACTTCTTTCACAAATTTTACAGTAAAGGACTTCACAAATAATATATACTGGTCATCTTCTGTGCTGTAGAGCAACACCACATTGTTTTGTTAGTAGATATCCCTGACTCTTTCAGCACAGCAAGAAAACTGGTGGAGACATATTTTTCATCTTCAATGATGATGAGAGAACATCTTTAATTCTTTGTGTATCTAATATTATTAGGCAAAACAAACCTTTTGCCTTGGACAATGGCTTTTAGCATgtctttttcttctccttttttcttaGAAAGGAATGCTAATTCCTTAaaattcatcctttttttttcaacaaaaaaaaaaaagtgtacttGGATAAACAGATATATCCACaccgatttttgtttttagttttttttctattttttctataatttaataaaaatcagtCGGGTAAGCATGACCAACAAAACCACTCGATACAATTTATCACTTAACCTTcgaataaaagaaaggaaatcctccatcaaaacaaaacactCTTCTACTCATAAGATTTATGGAATATTCATTAAGCAAAAAGATTTATggaaaacttaaaagaaataaattattctttggTATGTGATTGATGATGAGGTTTTGTAGAAATCCAACTAAAGGATGGATCATTAAATCAATGCTATGAACAACAATGGCCCAGTTGGAAACTACAGTGGTCTTAGAGACATCCACTGGTAAGTTTTCTCAGTGGATCTGCTAAGTTATTAAGTTtgtctttaaaataaattcgtGTGTGGTTTAAATCACGTCATtttggttatttaaaaaataaaacaaattatatgtgtttactttttatataattagaatttattGGGATGCGAGGTAATTTTGTAACCTGTAGTGtcatttttgaattttagacCTCGTCTGAATATCTTAAATACCGAGGCAGCTCCAAACATTGAAGCTTTGATTGTACAAAGCATTTCATGAACCGCACCGAAGGAAGGAGCTTCTAATCCCTCTTTAAGTATATATAACTAAGGACAGGGAACGAATAAGGTGTGATAGCGAGCCACCTGAGATCAATGAAGAACGATCTTACACATGAACTAGATTAGAAATGTACATAAATTAGAACTTCAGTTCACAGGTTTCCGGTCAACCTGCCGAGGCAAACCAAATTtacgagtttaataactatgcatTATGCTACAACAGGAGCCATTCAAGAATGTTCACTGCCCAGAAAAATTCCttattttccttgttttgctACAAAAACTCACAATGGCACAAGAAGCCGTCTCCGGCGGAGTTTTTATAGCAACAGATTAGGAAATACAAAACATGTAAATAGCAAAATCTCACTTCTAATACAAGTTCCATATTTGATCTCCACGCATAGCAATAAATATCACAAACAAACTTGTCCGCGGCTGACCGGCGGACCGTTCCGAGCTCTAACTGTACACTATTATTGCAGACCTTAAGAACACAGAAAGGCGCAATCTACAATCCCCTTGAACCAGGGATATCAATCCACTCTAGCTGGAGTTCAACTTCACCAGTCTCCACATGCTTCAGTCTAAGAAACAGGTTCTGAACCACTTTGCCATTAGCCCAGACAATGCAGCTCTCTTCAGCTAGGCAATTTTCCCTGCAAGGttgaatttttcttattatgGTTCCACTAGGGAGGTTATCCAATCGCATCTTCACGACTTCTATGAATTGACTGATGTCAAATTCTGCATCTCCCATCTTATCATCTAAGCTGAATGTGTCTTTGTCATACACTCTCTGCAGTTGCACCAAAAGAAGCATTTCATCACAAAAACATCAATCAACAGCGCATGGCAATCAAAAGCTTGCAAAATCTGTCTTTTTTAGAGTAATGAAATGCATTTCA contains:
- the LOC118048908 gene encoding protein C2-DOMAIN ABA-RELATED 4; translation: MENLMGLLRIHVIRGVNLAVRDVCSSDPYVVVKMGKQKLKTRVIKKNINPEWNDDLTLSIVDPKLPVLIRVYDKDTFSLDDKMGDAEFDISQFIEVVKMRLDNLPSGTIIRKIQPCRENCLAEESCIVWANGKVVQNLFLRLKHVETGEVELQLEWIDIPGSRGL